TCCTGTATTCTGTGGCCCAGCAAaccctcagaataataatgatttGGCATTACGctgaaaacttaaaataataacgtaTCAGAGCTTCACTCGAAACAAAAACTAAAGCGGGGAACATCATTATTCATAGCCTACTCTGTGCATTATTCCAAAAGCAAAAGATAGAAATAACACGAAAGTATtgtataaaattgtttattgtataaaaatgaGTTATCCGAGTCAAGTAAAATCTAAATATCCCGCTTGTGATCACATTAAAAGGCCCGTTCGTGATGCAACGGTTACTAAAGGTAAATTACGAGAAAAAACTGTCTTGCAAATTTACACAAGGTTTACACCAaagattataaataataatatcctaTAAGCATAACCTTTATTCGCAGAGATAATAAAATCCATTGAGGAGGATTTTAGAACTCTGCCCACTTTTGAAAAGAGCCTGTTTGATTATACAACGAAGAAGCATTATTCGCTAGAAAGAAAtgagtttttaaaatgtcGGTGGAACGAATACAAGAAAGGCCTCTCGGAGCGTAAATTCACCCCATTTCAATTTGTTGATGTCAGGTATAAGTGgtataactacttaatacttacataccttCTCAACAACTTTTTTGTCTTCTTCTTCGTTggccgttcgttggcccgttCTGTTCGCAGCTTTTTACCACCTgcgtttttttcattttagtttttatttattaggaaCACAAACAGTAGTTTTCAtagtaataatgtacttactaactacctaggtgtaagtatgtatgtgtgtaaatTTCTTTGTTAAAACCACCgcggataaaaaatatataaagctCTTATCAAAGGTCTGTCAATACAACTTACTGATTTCTATTTTCCAGAGACTACCATTTCCATAACAGCCGCACTCAATACAAACCTGAAGAGTCTCAGTACCGCAAATCTGACCACCGTTTCACCCTGAGGACTGGGCCAGGGGTTGACCATATAGGCCAAGTACCTATTCCCAATGAGCTCACCATGAAACGAGGATTCGTTTCAAATAATGCTAATGCAAGTAAAGACAAAAGTAATGGTGATGAagcaaataaagaggaaaaaCGTGAATCTTTGGATACTCATACAAGTGATAACGAAGCTCCTAAATTTTACTTTCATTGTACTTGCACCAAATGATTTTTTAAGGTGTTGTTACTGAGTTAggttaaattatacttacctaactaccACCTACTTATATGATGAGTGCGGGAATATAATCCGCACAGAAGCTGTTTCTTATACATGTTTTATCTTCTAGTATTTCattgatgtaggtacttatgtttttattgtttgatccttcttacttaaaattataatataacattaataaattGCGCTGCTgttatttacataagtagctaactaatatttaatcatcatcatcagccttctatcgccgACTGTTGGATATAGGCCTCCTTTTTTGTACGGCAATGTTTTCTTCCTTTGCCGCTCTAGGCCACCGCTTCCCTGCatagtatgtaagtacctataaaaagtaatttaatcaaatttaatacatatttacctatgtatgatttatgtaggtacgagTAGTGATCGTACTATCGACTAGAGTCTGGCTACCCAATGCGTGTCCTGAAGAAAGCACAGAtaattcaaaaaaattatatatggTATCACTGTCTATTGAAGGTAGGTGTAGTATAAAAATGATTTGATACTTGAGTATTTTTTACACTACGACTGTCCATTTCACAATGATTTACTCTTACCTAATAGTTTTGAGTTTTACCTAATACTTATCTACTTATTTTGTATCATAAAAATTCAGTGTGTATGAAGTTGGTTAGTTAGTTGCTAATAAATCATCGTTGCTTAGAGACGTGTTTTCCTCAAAAACTGCACCTATACAAGCGAAACTCAACCTTATAAACGTAAAACCTACTTATTCCCAATATTTGACGGGGAACAAAAGCGCCAACATTTTTCGATGGAGATAAAGATCCGGATCGAGCCATTTTGCGTAAGCATCTATTTATGAAACCTGTAATTTGTTAGTGGTTGAACTGTTTTCTTCCACGTTTTGCAACCATAGAGGAGGGCGCTCGTTACGCACGGGTTGAACAGATGGGTCTTAGTTTGGAGAGTAAATACGGAATTATTTACTAATCATTTTGAAAATccaaatctttatttttatcaaatcatataatgaaaatttaatttcgttGATTCCTTTAATGTTTCCAAGATTCTCTATTAacataagaaaaataataaataactacgtCGAATCGAATAATAATCCTTCAAAGATCAAGATTACACAGTATTTCTCTCtaactatacctataatatctGAGATCGCCTGTAAACATtgttgtttttctttgtattaaacttctttttcttcttgttTTTCTTTAAACTTGCTTATCATAATATCTAGCAGCTTTCTAAAGTTACTTCTTGTTCTTCTATCCATATTTTACGGTGTTAATAAACTATTATTGTTGaagattttatttgtttacaaaatactGACCACATACTGACATTGGCTATCATAGACTATGACAGCTAATTAGTCTATGATAATGTGaccataaaaaattaaaaa
The Plutella xylostella chromosome 24, ilPluXylo3.1, whole genome shotgun sequence DNA segment above includes these coding regions:
- the LOC105398718 gene encoding uncharacterized protein LOC105398718; its protein translation is MSYPSQVKSKYPACDHIKRPVRDATVTKEIIKSIEEDFRTLPTFEKSLFDYTTKKHYSLERNEFLKCRWNEYKKGLSERKFTPFQFVDVRDYHFHNSRTQYKPEESQYRKSDHRFTLRTGPGVDHIGQVPIPNELTMKRGFVSNNANASKDKSNGDEANKEEKRESLDTHTSDNEAPKFYFHCTCTK